The stretch of DNA CGCTGAAGGATACTGGCGGAGTTTGTCGCCTCCTGTTAGCAAAATTCGCAAAGCAGAATCAGCAGGCCAATCTAATAGCAAAACTTGTTCGGCTAAAGGTGTTGGCAAAAAGCTAACACTGATTTCATTTGATAGCAGCCATTCCTGCAACCGATCCGGCGATCGCCTAATGTCATCATCAGCAAAATAAATACTAGCCCCCGCAGCCAAATAAGGCCAGATTTCCCACCCGAAAGCATCGAAAGCAATCCCGGCAACCTGGGAGGCGCGATCGCACGCCGAAATTGCAAACTCTTGCTGATGCCAAAAAATCAGATTTAACAAGCTACAATGCTCGATTTGCACTCCTTTCGGCTTGCCAGTGGAACCGGATGTATAGATGACGCAAGCCAGATTTTCTGCTGCAACTGGGGCGATCGCACAATCGGGATTTTCTCGATCGCTACTCTCCCCACTCTTATCCAAATCAACCACAATCGGATTGTAAGTTTCTCCGCTTTCACTACGACTTTCGCTATTAGCTTGGAGTTTAAACCCCTGGTGGGTAAGCACTACGGGGACACGAGCATCTTCTAACATCAAGTTCAAGCGATCGCGCGGATAAGTCGGATCTAAAGGCAAGTAAGCTCCTCCCGCTTTCAGAATGCCCAGCATCCCGACGATCGCATCAGGCGATCGCTCTACGCAAATCCCCACCAAAACTTCCGCACCCACCCCGATTTTTTGCAAATAATGCGCTAATTTGTTGCTGCGAATATTTAGCTCTCGATAGGAAATCTTTTCCTCTCCAAATACCAAAGCTATAGCATCGGGAGTTTGCTCTGCTTGAATTTCAAATAACTGGTGAAGGCATAAACCTTTTGGATAATTAATTTGATTTTTATTCCATTTAACTAACAGTAACTCTCGCTCAGCGTCGGTCAAAATCTCTAAATTTGCAATCTGTGCATCGGGATTAGCAACAATACTTGACAACACCATTTCAAAATGCCCTAGCATCCGCACAATAGTAGCTTCATCAAACAAATCCGCGCTGTAAATTACAAAACCGCTAATGCCATCGGCACAATCAACCCACAGCTTATTATCGGGCGATCGCTCCCACAAATGAAACTCCAAATCGAACCTAGCCGTCCCTGCATCCAACTGCTGCGGCCTCAAAGTCAATCCTGGCAATTCTAATTTGTCCGCAGGCGCATTTTGCAGCGCAAATACCACCTGAAATAAGGGATTTTGGTTCAAAGCGCGATCGGGATGCAGTTCCTCAACCAGCTTTTCAAATGGTACATCTTGGTGCGCGTAAGCTCCCAATGCCACTTCTTTTACCCTGTTTAAAAGCTCCCGAAAAGTTGGGTTTCCCGACAGATCGGTTCGCAGCACCAAACTGTTGACAAAGAATCCAATTAAGGATTCAATTTCACTGCGGTTACGGTTAGCGATCGGAGTTCCAACTGCAATATCAGGCTGCTGCGAATAGCGGAAAAGTAGCGTTTGAAAAGCCGCCAGCAACGTCATAAATAACGTCACTCCTTCGCGCTGGCTGAAAGCTTCTAAAGCCTCGCTTAATTGTTTTGGTAGTTGCAAAAATAGCCGTTTTCCCCGGTAACTTTGCACCGCAGGCCGGGGTCGATCGGTCTGCAAATTCAACATAGAAATACCCTCTAACTGCCGCCGCCAATAAGTTAATTGAGTTTCTAAAACATCACCTTGCAGCCGATCGCGCTGCCACCCTGCAAAATCAGCATACTGAATAGATAATTCCCGTAAAGGCGAAGATTTTTTACTAGCAAAAGCCGGATAAAGCGCCCCCAATTCCTGAACCAGCACCCCGATCGACCACCCATCAGATACAATGTGGTGCATATTCAGTATCAGCAAATATTCAGTTGCATCTAACTGCAATAAAGTTACTCGCAGCAGCGGGCAGACTGATAAATTAAAAGGTCGCTGCGCCTCCTCAGTTATCAACCGTTGGGCCTCAATTTCTCGTTTGGCTGACGGCAAATTTCGCAAATCCAAAAGAGCGATCGGCACATTAACAGCCGCAGCTATCTTTTGAACTGGCTGCCCATTTACCACCGCAAAAGTCGTCCGTAAAGCTTCATGTCTGCACACAATTTCATCAAAACTTTGTTGCAGCGCCCCAAAATCAACCGCGCCCGTCATCCGCACCGCAGCCGGAACATTATAAAATGGATTATTCGGTACTAATTTATCCATAAACCACAGCCTCTGCTGTGCAAAAGAAAGCGGTATAATTCCTTCCCGCGAAACAGGTACTAGGTTGGTAGTAGTAGAATTAGCAGCTTTTAAAAGTGAAATAATTTCCGACTTTTTGTTCAATATTTCCGCCCGCATTTCCGCAGTCATAACTCCTTCAGGAGCATTGCAGCGCAGGGTTTCGCCCTCGATAAAAATATTAATATCCAGACTGCGAAGGCGCGATAGGAACTCAACCAACCCCTCCTTAACGGAATCTCCAACTTGTGGCGGTAAACTCGACATTTTCGGTTCTGGCATTTTGAGTTATCCTGCGATCGCATTGACCAATTAATAAAATAAATTTTCCAACCAGATAAATAATATTAAATTCGGTTAAATTAAGGCGCTACAGCTAAGGACAAGGCAGCGCCATGTCCATACAAATATAATGGGTAATTAACTAGACTTGATATCAAAGTTTATCTCACTCGTAGCCAATTTTGGTCTAACTTAAGTATGATCCTGTTGGACAAACCAACCAAAATTAGAGCGCAAGGTTTTAGCTTATGCCGTTCATGCCACTCAATTTTCTGCTTGTATGGCTGATGGGACTGCTGTCCTTCGGAATACTTGGTGGAGGTATCTACATTCTTTACGAATGGTACATCGGCGAACTTGTAGCCACGTCATACTTAGTTAGCGGAATCTTAATGGTTCTTTGGTCTTTTGGCGGTCGTTT from Kamptonema formosum PCC 6407 encodes:
- a CDS encoding non-ribosomal peptide synthetase, which encodes MPEPKMSSLPPQVGDSVKEGLVEFLSRLRSLDINIFIEGETLRCNAPEGVMTAEMRAEILNKKSEIISLLKAANSTTTNLVPVSREGIIPLSFAQQRLWFMDKLVPNNPFYNVPAAVRMTGAVDFGALQQSFDEIVCRHEALRTTFAVVNGQPVQKIAAAVNVPIALLDLRNLPSAKREIEAQRLITEEAQRPFNLSVCPLLRVTLLQLDATEYLLILNMHHIVSDGWSIGVLVQELGALYPAFASKKSSPLRELSIQYADFAGWQRDRLQGDVLETQLTYWRRQLEGISMLNLQTDRPRPAVQSYRGKRLFLQLPKQLSEALEAFSQREGVTLFMTLLAAFQTLLFRYSQQPDIAVGTPIANRNRSEIESLIGFFVNSLVLRTDLSGNPTFRELLNRVKEVALGAYAHQDVPFEKLVEELHPDRALNQNPLFQVVFALQNAPADKLELPGLTLRPQQLDAGTARFDLEFHLWERSPDNKLWVDCADGISGFVIYSADLFDEATIVRMLGHFEMVLSSIVANPDAQIANLEILTDAERELLLVKWNKNQINYPKGLCLHQLFEIQAEQTPDAIALVFGEEKISYRELNIRSNKLAHYLQKIGVGAEVLVGICVERSPDAIVGMLGILKAGGAYLPLDPTYPRDRLNLMLEDARVPVVLTHQGFKLQANSESRSESGETYNPIVVDLDKSGESSDRENPDCAIAPVAAENLACVIYTSGSTGKPKGVQIEHCSLLNLIFWHQQEFAISACDRASQVAGIAFDAFGWEIWPYLAAGASIYFADDDIRRSPDRLQEWLLSNEISVSFLPTPLAEQVLLLDWPADSALRILLTGGDKLRQYPSARHPFKVVNNYGPTETTVVATSGTIPVREQADTAPDIGRAIANVQVYVLDKYLQPVPVGVAGELYLGGCGVARGYLNRPELTQEKFIPNPFTIQSELKQPREHSQLYKTGDLVRYRNDGNLEFLGRLDEQVQIRGFRIELGEIESVLAQHPAVQQTVVMASQDGEGEKRLVAYVALNPECNLAEETDIQQLQAEQVLQWQMLYGETYKQPASGTDPTFNITGWNSSYTGEAIAPEQIREWANNQAAQILKLQPDRVLEIGCGTGLLLFQIAPHCTQYWGTDFSPQSIDYIQQHLRDRDLANVTLLPKMATDFDGIEAATFDMVVLNSVVQYFPSLDYLLQVLEGAVKAVAPGGSIFIGDVRNLPLLAAFHAAVELYRSPPSATIEQLQQRVQMQIFQETELVIDPDFFRALKHQFPQISDVEIQLLRGTFHNELTQFRYNVILHLAGEIDSANPPSVPPLVRGGRGEEKEIWMNWSSQNKDLTAAKVRQILVENKPDILKIANVPNARVAAAVQAAEWLFNSDKFKTAIQLQKALQELPNLGIEPETWYALDVPYTVNINWSNPSNKGCYDVVFVGGEERDFTVEETGDRPRPWHSYANNPLQAKAARKLVPQLQAYLAEKLPEYMIPAAFAVLESLPLTPNGKVDRRALPTPEPVKLEWAGSYAAPQTPTEEVLVRIWLEILGIKRAGIRDNFFELGGHSLLATQLVSRVRDACGVELPLRCVFEAPTIAELSKIVDSLKDSSAKIKVPALVPVSRESRRLKLSSLNQESKDRG